The nucleotide sequence CGGGGACTCGTCGACGGTCTTGCGGATCAGGTAGCCGACCACGATCAGCACCACGGAGGACAGGAACGGGATGCGCCAGCCCCAGGCCTGGAAGTCCTCGGGGGACATCATCGAGGTGAGGGCGAACATGAAGGACGTGGCGAGCAGCATGCCCAGCGGCACGCCGATCTGCGGGTAGGCGCCGAAGAGCCCGCGCTTGTTCCGCGGGGCGTGCTCCACGGACATCAGGGCCGCGCCGCCCCACTCGCCGCCGGCCGAGAAGCCCTGCATGATGCGCAGGAGCACCAGGAAGATCGGGGCCCAGATGCCGATCGTCGCGTAGGTGGGGAGCATGCCGATCAGCATCGTCGCGGCACCCATGCCCACCAGGGTGAGGACCAGGACGATCTTGCGGCCGTACTTGTCGCCGAGGTGGCCGGCGACCACCGCGCCCAGCGGGCGGAAGAGGAAGCTGATGCCCAGGGAGGCCCACGCGACCACCTGGGCGAGGCCGGCGTTCTCCTCGGACAGCGGCGCGAAGTACAGCGGCGCAAGGACGAAGGCCGCGGCCTGGGCGTAGATGAAGAAGTCGTACCACTCGATGGTGGTGCCCACGAGGGTGCCGGCGAGGACCTTGCGCTCCTCGCGCGACATCTCGTGCCGCCCGGCCGGGGCGGAGGATGGGTGCGCCATGGGATCTCCAGGGAATCGGGGACGGCGACGTCCGCGGCGGAACCGAACGCATCATGACCGAACGTTCGGTATTGCATTGTGATACTACGGGTGGAAGTGACGCCTGTCACCCTCCGGACGGAATAATCAAACCATGTATCACTAATGTGACACAGACCACCGGGGATGGAAACCGCCGGGCCCGGCCCTCGCAGGAGGACCGGGCCCGGCGGCGCGGCAGGGGCGTCGGGGACGCCGGGATGCGGCTCAGCGGTAGAGCCGCTCCGTGGCCAGGCGCGCTCCCTCGACGAGGGACTCGAGCTTGGCCCAGGCGATCTGCGGGTGCAGGCGCCCGCCCAGACCGCAGTCGGTCGACGCGACGACGTTCTCGCGGCCCACGACCGAGGCGAACTGCTCGATCCGGTCGGCCACCAGCTCCGGGTGCTCCACCACGTTCGTCGAGTGGGAGACCACGCCCGGGATGATCACGCGGCCCTCGGGCAGCGCGTGGTCCTTCCAGACCTTCCACTCGTGGGCGTGCCGGGCGGAGGCGCCCTCGAAGGTGTAGCCGCCGGCGTTGATGGTCAGCATCAGGTCCACGAGGTGCTTCAGCTCGAGGTCCGTGGTGTGCGGGCCGTGCCAGGAGCCCCAGCACAGGTGGAAGCGGACCTGCTCCTCGGGGATCCCCCGCAGCGCGTGGTTGAGCGCCTCGACGCGCAGCCGCGTGAACGCCAGGTAGTCCTCGACCGTGGGCTCGGGGTTGATCTGGTCCCAGGACTCCGCGATGGACGGGTCGTCGATCTGCACGGTCAGCCCGGCGTCCGTGATCGCCAGGTACTCCTCGCGCATCGCGTCGGCGCACGCGTAGACGAGCTCCTCGTCGGTCCTGTAGTACTCGTTCGTCACGCGCGCGGCGGAGCCGGGGGAGAGGGCGGCCACGAACCCGGTCTGCGCCCCGGTGGCCGCCATGGCCGCCCGGAGGTTGCGGACGTCCGAGGCCACGGCCTCCTGTCCCGTGTAGGTCAGCGGCCCGGTGATCTTGGGCTGCGTGGTCGAGGAGCGCCCGGTGAGGATGCCCGACGCCGGGTCCTCGTACGCCTCCCGGAAGCGCTCGCGGTCCCGGCGGTCCGGGAAGCTCGTGAGCACGATGTGGCCGGGCGAGGAGCGCCTCTTCTCCGTGGACGCCCACCGGTCCTCGTCGGTCGGGGTGAGCCCGCCGAGGCGGGAGAAGGAGTAGTTCCACCACGCGCCGTAGTCGACCGCGCTGGACATCGTGTGCCCGTACTCGCCGTCGTTGACCACGTCCACGCCGATCTCGCGCTGCCGGCGCACCACGTCCTCGACGCCCACGGCGAGCTCGTCGGTGAGCTGCTCGAACGTGATGGCGCCCTCGGCGTGCCGCTGGTTGGCCTCGAGCAGCCGCGGGGTCCGCGGCAGGGAGCCCACGTGGGTGGTCTGCACGTGGTCGGTGTTCTGCATGGTCATGCGTGTCCTCCTGAGGGTCTGCGGGAAGGTCGGGGGCCGGTCAGGACCAGAGCCGGCGGGAGGCGAGCTCGGCCCCGCGGGCGAGGGTCTCGAGCTTCGCCGCGGCGATCTGCGGATGGATCCGCCCGCCCAGGCCGCAGTCGGTCGAGGCGATCACGTTCTCGCGGCCCACCTGGCGGGCGAAGCGCTCGATCCGGTCGGCCACCAGCTCCGGGTGCTCCACCACGTTGGTGGCGTGGGAGACGATCCCCGGGATGATGATCTTGCCCTCGGGCAGCTCGTGGTCCTGCCAGACCTTCCACTCGTGCTCGTGCCGGGCGTTGGCGGCCTCGAAGCTGTAGCCGCCGGCCCTGATGGAGAGCATGAGCTCCACCAGGTGCTCGAACCCGAGGTCCGTGGTGTGCGGGCCGTGCCAGGAGCCCCAGCACAGGTGGAAGCGGACCTGCTCCTCCGGGATGCCCTCGAGGGCGTAGTTGAGGGCCTCGACCCGCTTGCGGGTGAACGCGAGGTAGTCCTCCACGCCGGGCTCGGGATTGACCTGGTCCCAGTTCTCCGCGATGGACGGGTCGTCGATCTGCACGATCAGCCCGGCGTCGGTGATCGCCCGGTACTCCTCGCGCATCACCTCGGCGCAGGCGGTCAGCACCTCGTCCTCGTCCGCGTAGTGGGTGTTCTCCAGCCGCGCGCACGAGCCCGGGGACAGCGCGGCGAGGTAGCCCTCGCTCGCGCCCGTGGCCTGCAGCCCGGCCTTGAGGTTGCGGATGTCCGCCTCCAGCGCCGCGTGGCCCGTGTACTCCAGCTTCCCGGTGATCTTCGGGAACGGCGCCTGCTTGCCCGTGGTGATGCCCGAGGAGGGGTCCGTGTACGCCTCGTGGAAGAGCCGGCGGTCCCGGCGGTCCCCGAAGCTCGTCAGGACCACCCTGCCGGGCGAGGAGCGCTGCGGCTCCTGCTCCCACAGGTCCACGTCGCCGGGGGTGAGGCCCGAGATCCGGGCGAAGACGTAGTGCCACCACGCGCCGTAGTCGACCTCCGCGGCCATGACGTGGCCGTACTCGCCGTCGTTGACCACGTCGATCCCGAGCTCGCGCTGTCGGCGGACCACGTCGACCACCGAGTCCTGCAGGAGCCGGTCGTACTCCGCCTCCGGGACGGCCCCCTTCGCCCGGTTGGCCTCGAGCAGCGCCGGGGTGCGCGGGAGGGACCCGGCGTGGGTCGTGCGGATGCGGTCGGCGCTTCGCAGCATGGGTCGTGCGTCCTTTCCATCGGTCCTGGCGGTAGCACCGGAGGCGGGACGGGGATGCCGTCGCCCGGGTTGCTGCGGCGTCGTCGAGCCAGATCTCTCGGCCGCTCTGGATGGTGACCCTGTCATCCAAGCGCACCCGTGCGCGCTGCGCCATTCGGCGCCCGGATGACGGACATGACGCCGTGTGACGCGACCCGGCGCGCACTCCCGGGAGGAGCTGTCCTTCGCGAACATGGCCTGGATCACATACCGTGGCGGTGATCCGTGCCCCTCACCCCGCGGGCACGACGGACCAGAGGAAGGACCCCCATGTCCCAGACGCCCCAGCAGCAGGACCTCGAGGGCCGCACGGCGCTCGTCACCGGTGGCGCGAGCGGCATCGGTCTGGCCGCCGCCCGGGCCCTCGCCGGCTCCGGCGCGCACGTGGTCGTGGCCGACGTCGACGAGGCCGGGGCGCAGCGCGTCGCGGACGAGCTCGGCGGCCGCGCGTGGGCCGTCGACCTGCTCGACACCGCGGCGCTCGCCGAGCTGAGCCTCGAGGTCGACGTGCTGGTCAACAACGCCGGCATCCAGAAGGTCGCCCCCCTCCAGGAGTTCGACCCCGCGGACTTCCACCGGATCCTGGTGCTGATGCTGGAGTCCCCGTTCCTGCTGGTGCGCGCCGCGCTGCCGCACATGTACGAGCGGGGCTGGGGGCGCGTCATCAACGTCTCCTCCGTGCACGGGCTGCGGGCGTCCCCCTACAAGAGTGCCTACGTCTCGGCGAAGCACGGCCTGGAGGGGCTGTCCAAGACCGTCGCGGTGGAGGGCGCGGCCCACGGGGTGACGAGCAACTGCATCAACCCCGGCTACGTGCGCACCCCGCTCGTCGAGAAGCAGATCGCCGACCAGGCGAGGGTGCACGGGATCCCCGAGTCCGAGGTGGTGGAGCGGATCATGCTCGGCGAGACGCCGATCAAGAAGCTCGTGGACCCGGAGGACGTCGGCAGCCTGGTCGCGTGGCTGGCCGGACCGCACGCGTCCATGGTCACCGGGGCCTCCTACACGATGGACGGCGGCTGGACGG is from Kocuria rosea and encodes:
- a CDS encoding cobalamin-independent methionine synthase II family protein, which gives rise to MTMQNTDHVQTTHVGSLPRTPRLLEANQRHAEGAITFEQLTDELAVGVEDVVRRQREIGVDVVNDGEYGHTMSSAVDYGAWWNYSFSRLGGLTPTDEDRWASTEKRRSSPGHIVLTSFPDRRDRERFREAYEDPASGILTGRSSTTQPKITGPLTYTGQEAVASDVRNLRAAMAATGAQTGFVAALSPGSAARVTNEYYRTDEELVYACADAMREEYLAITDAGLTVQIDDPSIAESWDQINPEPTVEDYLAFTRLRVEALNHALRGIPEEQVRFHLCWGSWHGPHTTDLELKHLVDLMLTINAGGYTFEGASARHAHEWKVWKDHALPEGRVIIPGVVSHSTNVVEHPELVADRIEQFASVVGRENVVASTDCGLGGRLHPQIAWAKLESLVEGARLATERLYR
- a CDS encoding cobalamin-independent methionine synthase II family protein, with the protein product MLRSADRIRTTHAGSLPRTPALLEANRAKGAVPEAEYDRLLQDSVVDVVRRQRELGIDVVNDGEYGHVMAAEVDYGAWWHYVFARISGLTPGDVDLWEQEPQRSSPGRVVLTSFGDRRDRRLFHEAYTDPSSGITTGKQAPFPKITGKLEYTGHAALEADIRNLKAGLQATGASEGYLAALSPGSCARLENTHYADEDEVLTACAEVMREEYRAITDAGLIVQIDDPSIAENWDQVNPEPGVEDYLAFTRKRVEALNYALEGIPEEQVRFHLCWGSWHGPHTTDLGFEHLVELMLSIRAGGYSFEAANARHEHEWKVWQDHELPEGKIIIPGIVSHATNVVEHPELVADRIERFARQVGRENVIASTDCGLGGRIHPQIAAAKLETLARGAELASRRLWS
- a CDS encoding 3-hydroxybutyrate dehydrogenase, with amino-acid sequence MSQTPQQQDLEGRTALVTGGASGIGLAAARALAGSGAHVVVADVDEAGAQRVADELGGRAWAVDLLDTAALAELSLEVDVLVNNAGIQKVAPLQEFDPADFHRILVLMLESPFLLVRAALPHMYERGWGRVINVSSVHGLRASPYKSAYVSAKHGLEGLSKTVAVEGAAHGVTSNCINPGYVRTPLVEKQIADQARVHGIPESEVVERIMLGETPIKKLVDPEDVGSLVAWLAGPHASMVTGASYTMDGGWTAR